From one Halosimplex rubrum genomic stretch:
- a CDS encoding DUF7562 family protein has product MWRSSRRGRDEVTCIACGDSVARSEAREYDKFGDRWERAGKEFEHLCKPCDRERCHQPRGNLEALLEDVETAADGRDRDAFLATYLELAERADSVEER; this is encoded by the coding sequence TGGCGTTCTTCCCGACGGGGCCGCGACGAGGTGACCTGTATCGCCTGCGGCGACTCGGTCGCCCGTTCGGAAGCCCGGGAGTACGACAAGTTCGGCGACCGCTGGGAGCGGGCGGGCAAGGAGTTCGAGCACCTCTGCAAGCCCTGCGACCGCGAGCGCTGTCACCAGCCCCGCGGGAACCTCGAAGCCCTCCTCGAAGACGTGGAGACGGCCGCCGACGGTCGCGACCGCGACGCCTTCCTCGCCACCTACCTCGAACTCGCCGAGCGAGCCGACTCCGTCGAGGAGCGGTAG
- a CDS encoding RNB domain-containing ribonuclease has product MTTEDEQAQAGTVEGQGPVEIDEEMARHLENKREELFEKFEIRDEFPAEVMREAEQRTEGVQAEIEEEVDERRDLRDMTTWTTDPIDAQDFDDAISVEKRDDEYVLWVHIADVTHYVNPDTAMWEEAVERGNTVYLPDYTIHMLPPILAETVCSLVPNEDRLAHTVEMHLDPETLSYEDIDIYKSVIESDARLTYSEAEEILDDPASADDLLEDTEVDLAEKTELVWELADRMHEQRKEDGSLVLNPARDRAHTIIEECMLKANKAVTHELMWDRGVEAMYRVHPQPSPDEWDEALREIQDLDGVSIPGDKWDDPRKAVNATLEEAPGRQLNKIQRAVMFVMPRAKYMSDPFGGHHALNFEIYGHFTSPIRRLSDLINHWIVATNDVPEDLQALCKHASDQQKDGEQCEREYKQFLEEVGLDAHAVNNRGIEVIDEEE; this is encoded by the coding sequence ATGACTACCGAAGACGAGCAGGCCCAGGCCGGCACGGTCGAGGGCCAGGGCCCCGTCGAGATCGACGAGGAGATGGCCCGCCATCTCGAGAACAAGCGCGAGGAGCTGTTCGAGAAGTTCGAGATCCGCGACGAGTTCCCCGCGGAAGTGATGCGCGAGGCCGAACAACGCACAGAGGGCGTCCAGGCGGAGATCGAGGAGGAAGTCGACGAACGGCGCGACCTGCGGGACATGACGACCTGGACGACCGACCCGATCGACGCCCAGGACTTCGACGACGCCATCTCCGTCGAGAAACGGGACGACGAGTACGTCCTCTGGGTCCACATCGCCGACGTGACCCACTACGTCAACCCCGACACCGCGATGTGGGAGGAGGCCGTCGAGCGGGGCAACACCGTCTATCTCCCCGACTACACCATCCACATGCTGCCGCCGATCCTCGCCGAAACCGTGTGCTCGCTGGTCCCCAACGAGGACCGGCTGGCCCACACCGTCGAGATGCACCTCGACCCCGAGACCCTCTCCTACGAGGACATCGACATCTACAAATCGGTCATCGAGTCGGACGCGCGGCTCACCTACTCCGAGGCCGAGGAGATCCTCGACGACCCCGCGAGCGCCGACGACCTGCTCGAAGACACCGAGGTAGACCTGGCCGAGAAGACCGAACTCGTCTGGGAGCTGGCCGACCGGATGCACGAGCAGCGCAAGGAGGACGGGTCGCTCGTGCTCAACCCGGCCCGCGACCGCGCCCACACCATCATCGAGGAGTGCATGCTCAAGGCCAACAAGGCCGTCACGCACGAACTCATGTGGGACCGCGGGGTCGAAGCGATGTACCGCGTCCACCCCCAGCCCTCCCCCGACGAGTGGGACGAGGCGCTCCGGGAGATCCAGGATCTGGACGGCGTGTCGATCCCCGGCGACAAGTGGGACGACCCGCGCAAGGCCGTCAACGCGACGCTCGAAGAGGCCCCCGGTCGCCAGCTGAACAAGATCCAGCGGGCCGTGATGTTCGTGATGCCCCGCGCGAAGTACATGAGCGACCCCTTCGGCGGCCACCACGCGCTGAACTTCGAGATCTACGGCCACTTCACCTCGCCCATCCGACGGCTGTCGGACCTGATCAACCACTGGATCGTCGCCACCAACGACGTGCCCGAGGACCTCCAGGCGCTGTGCAAGCACGCCTCCGACCAGCAGAAGGACGGCGAGCAGTGCGAACGCGAGTACAAGCAGTTCCTCGAAGAGGTCGGTCTCGACGCCCACGCCGTCAACAACCGCGGCATCGAAGTGATCGACGAGGAGGAGTAG
- a CDS encoding serine hydrolase domain-containing protein has protein sequence MTQSPTRRGFLAGVAATAAATGSAAAAPSDDGPPAVDPSGPGRPAALQDDGGDTGIESLLDDLVESSLEGRTASGATVAVVADGEVALTKGYGVADRESERPVDASTPFRVGSVSKPVVATALMARIRRGDIDLDEPVATYLGAGLDEAVGSATLADLVTHRAGYEMSNEGLWITDPDDLRPLPEALRRWRHARVRPPGEAPAYSNYGYAVAGGVLGAVADAPFHEAVAADLLDPVGMTASSFRQPLPESLAESHATGYGPGSVYADGEFPYLGLGPAGALSTTAEDMARFVQLHLNDGVVDGEQVLPPETVAACQRQWATAHERLPGMAFGFVESDYGDVRTLRHDGGTPSFYSHLLLVPERGLGLFIAYNGADGGAAAGDVLEGFRSELLPDPESDSDPESNSGADGGTLSSDGRPTRADDLGGTYRSLRRSWAWHDRVTTTLQAGTVEVSVADDGALVTTGGSVTRRWVEVEPLVFERVDGSERLAFDTGADGETIEYLHRGANPTTAYGRVEGADRLSLHAALTVVSLLGLLSAVFGWPAATAVGWYRSGDDAAADSRRWTDRPAALARTVAAGAAVAVLAFPVAALVHLAAAPFAVLSAPPLTFAALFALPILGLAGTLAAVGFAVRSWTDGYWGPIGRVHYALVAASLAVACWLLWYWNLLVPPL, from the coding sequence ATGACACAGTCGCCCACGCGACGCGGGTTCCTCGCCGGGGTCGCCGCGACCGCAGCGGCCACCGGGTCGGCGGCGGCGGCCCCCTCCGACGACGGTCCGCCCGCCGTCGACCCGTCCGGCCCCGGGCGTCCAGCCGCCCTGCAGGACGACGGCGGGGACACCGGTATCGAATCGCTGCTCGACGACCTCGTCGAGTCGAGCCTGGAGGGCCGGACGGCCTCGGGCGCGACCGTCGCCGTCGTCGCCGACGGCGAGGTGGCGCTCACGAAGGGCTACGGGGTCGCCGACCGCGAGAGCGAGCGGCCCGTCGACGCCTCCACGCCGTTCCGCGTCGGGTCGGTCTCGAAACCCGTCGTCGCGACGGCGCTGATGGCTCGGATCCGGCGGGGGGATATCGACCTCGACGAACCCGTCGCGACGTACCTCGGCGCCGGGCTGGACGAGGCGGTCGGCTCGGCCACGCTCGCCGACCTCGTGACCCATCGCGCGGGATACGAGATGTCCAACGAGGGGCTGTGGATCACCGACCCCGACGACCTGCGGCCGCTCCCCGAGGCGCTCCGGCGGTGGCGTCACGCTCGCGTCCGGCCGCCCGGTGAGGCGCCCGCCTACTCGAACTACGGCTACGCCGTCGCCGGGGGCGTCCTCGGAGCGGTCGCCGACGCGCCCTTTCACGAGGCGGTCGCCGCCGACCTGCTCGACCCGGTCGGGATGACCGCGAGTAGCTTCCGCCAGCCGCTCCCCGAGTCGCTGGCCGAGTCCCACGCGACGGGGTACGGGCCCGGCAGCGTCTACGCCGACGGGGAGTTCCCCTACCTCGGCCTCGGTCCCGCGGGCGCGCTGTCGACGACGGCCGAGGACATGGCCCGGTTCGTGCAACTGCACCTGAACGACGGCGTCGTCGACGGCGAACAGGTCCTCCCCCCGGAGACCGTCGCGGCCTGCCAGCGCCAGTGGGCGACCGCTCACGAGCGGCTGCCGGGGATGGCGTTCGGGTTCGTCGAGAGCGACTACGGCGACGTGCGGACGCTCCGGCACGACGGCGGGACGCCGTCGTTCTACAGCCACCTCCTGCTGGTCCCCGAGCGCGGCCTCGGGCTGTTCATCGCGTACAACGGCGCCGACGGCGGTGCCGCGGCCGGTGACGTGCTGGAGGGGTTCCGCTCGGAGTTGCTCCCCGACCCGGAGTCGGACTCGGATCCGGAGTCGAACTCGGGCGCCGATGGAGGGACGCTCTCGTCCGACGGCCGGCCGACGCGGGCCGACGACCTCGGCGGCACCTACCGCTCGCTGCGTCGGTCGTGGGCCTGGCACGACCGGGTCACGACGACGCTGCAGGCCGGCACCGTCGAGGTGAGCGTCGCCGACGACGGCGCGCTGGTCACGACGGGCGGGAGCGTGACGCGCCGGTGGGTCGAGGTCGAGCCGCTGGTCTTCGAACGCGTCGACGGGAGCGAACGGTTGGCCTTCGACACGGGGGCCGACGGCGAGACCATCGAGTACCTCCACCGCGGCGCGAACCCGACGACGGCGTACGGCCGCGTCGAGGGAGCCGACCGGCTCTCGCTGCACGCCGCGCTGACCGTCGTCTCCCTGCTCGGCCTGCTCTCGGCGGTGTTCGGGTGGCCGGCGGCCACCGCCGTCGGGTGGTACCGGTCCGGGGACGACGCCGCGGCGGACTCGCGGCGGTGGACCGACCGGCCGGCGGCGCTCGCGCGTACGGTCGCCGCCGGGGCCGCGGTCGCCGTCCTCGCCTTCCCGGTCGCGGCGCTCGTCCACCTCGCCGCGGCGCCGTTCGCCGTCCTGTCGGCGCCC